Proteins from one Aureimonas sp. SA4125 genomic window:
- a CDS encoding DUF6516 family protein gives MAALLLINRKIVRTDGSIIQVRVWQLPQPSTERPHGLKYSLFYGRAGQRLVGYDNETGKGDHRHYGDREEAYVFTSLERLIDDFEVDVEKELTK, from the coding sequence ATGGCAGCGTTGCTTTTGATCAATCGCAAGATCGTCCGCACCGACGGATCCATCATTCAGGTCCGGGTCTGGCAGCTGCCACAGCCATCGACGGAGCGGCCGCATGGGCTGAAGTATTCGTTGTTTTACGGTCGCGCGGGCCAGCGCCTGGTCGGGTACGACAACGAAACGGGGAAGGGCGATCACCGGCACTATGGTGACCGCGAGGAGGCTTATGTGTTCACGTCCCTGGAACGGCTGATCGATGATTTCGAGGTCGATGTGGAGAAGGAGTTGACGAAATGA
- the cobM gene encoding precorrin-4 C(11)-methyltransferase — translation MTVHFIGAGPGAPDLITVRGLRLIEACPVCLYAGSLVPEAVVAAAPEGARVLDTAPMTLDEIIAEMAAAHDKGLDVARVHSGDPSLYGATAEQMRRLKALGIPYDVTPGVPAFAAAAAALATELTVPELCQTVILTRTAMKSSSMPAGEELSTLGQSGATLAIHLSIRNIPHIQRELEPLDKYGPDCPAIIAYRVGWPDEAFIHGTLADIHGKARAAKLTRTALIFVGRALGATDFIDSKLYDAAQVHLLRPKRKAGA, via the coding sequence ATGACAGTCCACTTCATCGGCGCCGGCCCCGGCGCACCCGATCTCATCACCGTGCGCGGCCTCCGGCTGATCGAGGCCTGCCCGGTCTGTCTCTATGCCGGTTCGCTGGTGCCCGAAGCGGTGGTCGCCGCCGCCCCGGAGGGCGCGCGCGTGCTCGACACCGCGCCGATGACGCTCGACGAGATCATCGCCGAGATGGCGGCGGCGCATGACAAGGGCCTCGATGTCGCGCGCGTGCATTCCGGCGATCCCTCGCTCTATGGCGCGACGGCCGAGCAGATGCGAAGGCTCAAAGCCCTCGGCATTCCCTACGACGTGACGCCCGGCGTTCCGGCCTTCGCGGCGGCCGCGGCGGCGCTCGCGACCGAGCTGACCGTGCCGGAACTCTGCCAGACGGTGATCCTCACGCGCACGGCGATGAAGTCGTCGTCCATGCCCGCCGGCGAGGAACTCTCGACGCTCGGCCAGAGCGGCGCGACGCTCGCCATCCATCTGTCGATCCGCAACATTCCGCACATTCAGCGCGAACTGGAGCCGCTCGATAAATATGGACCGGACTGCCCTGCCATCATCGCCTACCGCGTCGGCTGGCCGGACGAGGCCTTCATTCACGGCACGCTCGCCGATATCCATGGCAAGGCACGCGCCGCCAAGCTGACGCGGACGGCGCTGATCTTCGTCGGCCGGGCGCTGGGGGCGACCGACTTCATCGATTCCAAACTCTACGATGCCGCGCAGGTGCACCTTCTCCGGCCGAAGCGGAAGGCCGGGGCGTGA
- a CDS encoding cobalt-precorrin-6A reductase, with product MPAETILVLGGTAEAAALARRIALERPADRLIVSLAGRTKALAPSPGESRIGGFGGSMGLAEYVCAESVTRLVDATHPFAVGMSRNAEKAAALTGVPRIALVRPAWEAIEGDRWIAADCLAAARDALPAGARPFLALGRQHLAPFAARPDLAPVLRMVDASDDLPFPAEVILGKPDSDWQVEAALLTRLGVTHLVCRNSGGAASYAKVEAARRLGLPVVMIQRAVPPAPPIVGDVAAVMDWLAA from the coding sequence GTGCCGGCTGAGACCATCCTGGTCCTCGGCGGCACCGCCGAAGCTGCCGCACTCGCCCGGCGCATCGCGCTCGAGCGGCCCGCCGACCGCCTCATCGTTTCGCTCGCCGGGCGCACGAAAGCGCTGGCGCCATCGCCCGGGGAAAGCCGCATCGGCGGTTTTGGCGGGTCGATGGGGCTGGCGGAATATGTCTGCGCCGAAAGCGTCACGCGGCTTGTCGACGCGACGCATCCCTTCGCCGTCGGCATGTCGAGGAACGCGGAAAAAGCCGCCGCGCTGACGGGCGTGCCGCGGATCGCGCTGGTCCGTCCGGCCTGGGAGGCGATTGAGGGCGACCGCTGGATCGCCGCGGACTGCCTCGCCGCCGCCCGCGACGCGCTTCCCGCGGGCGCGCGGCCGTTCCTTGCGCTCGGGCGGCAGCATCTGGCGCCCTTTGCCGCCCGGCCAGACCTTGCGCCCGTCCTTCGCATGGTCGACGCGTCGGACGATCTGCCTTTTCCGGCCGAGGTTATCCTTGGTAAGCCGGATTCCGACTGGCAGGTCGAGGCGGCCCTCCTGACCCGGCTCGGCGTCACCCATCTCGTCTGCCGCAACTCCGGCGGGGCCGCGTCATATGCCAAGGTCGAGGCGGCGCGGCGGCTCGGCCTGCCCGTGGTGATGATCCAGCGCGCCGTGCCGCCCGCGCCGCCGATCGTCGGAGATGTCGCAGCGGTGATGGACTGGCTCGCCGCGTAG
- a CDS encoding cobalt-precorrin-5B (C(1))-methyltransferase has protein sequence MESDRRPTKDDSAAPALALRRGWTTGACATAATKAALTALLTGDFPDPVEITLPKGETPAFALARQSLGLETAMASIIKDAGDDPDVTHLAEIVATVRFGKPDSGIRFQAGQGVGMVTLVGLPIPPGEPAINPVPRALMRAVVEALCATHDRSADIEIEIGVTGGEALAQKTWNPRLGIVGGLSILGTTGIVHPFSCAAWIHSIHRGIDVARGASLGHVVGATGSSSEDAARALYPGLPEIAFLDMGDFAGGLLKYLRVHPVPRLTIAGGFAKLTKLAAGSLDLHSGRSQVDFAFLHGLAASLDPDRARTLGPEILGANTAKAVLDLCAAGGIDLADAVARTALATITATLRGADIAAEVIVVDRAGSVIARAG, from the coding sequence ATGGAATCCGACCGCCGCCCGACGAAAGACGACAGCGCCGCGCCCGCCCTGGCGCTGCGCCGCGGCTGGACGACGGGCGCCTGCGCCACCGCCGCGACGAAGGCGGCGCTGACGGCGCTCCTCACCGGCGACTTTCCCGATCCCGTCGAAATCACCCTGCCGAAGGGCGAGACGCCGGCCTTCGCCCTGGCCCGTCAGTCGCTCGGCCTCGAGACGGCGATGGCCTCGATCATCAAGGACGCCGGCGACGATCCCGACGTCACCCATCTCGCCGAGATCGTCGCGACGGTCCGATTTGGTAAGCCGGATTCCGGCATTCGTTTCCAGGCCGGTCAGGGGGTGGGCATGGTCACCCTCGTCGGCCTGCCGATCCCGCCCGGCGAGCCGGCGATCAATCCGGTGCCGCGCGCCCTGATGCGCGCCGTCGTCGAGGCGCTCTGCGCTACCCATGACCGCTCCGCCGATATCGAGATCGAGATCGGCGTGACCGGAGGCGAAGCGCTGGCGCAGAAGACCTGGAATCCGCGGCTCGGCATCGTCGGCGGCCTGTCGATCCTCGGCACGACGGGGATCGTCCACCCCTTCTCCTGCGCGGCCTGGATCCATTCGATCCACCGCGGCATCGACGTCGCGCGCGGCGCCTCGCTCGGCCATGTCGTCGGTGCCACGGGCTCCAGTAGCGAGGACGCGGCGCGGGCACTCTATCCCGGCCTGCCGGAGATCGCCTTCCTCGACATGGGCGACTTCGCCGGCGGCCTGCTCAAATACCTGCGCGTCCATCCGGTGCCACGGCTGACCATTGCCGGCGGCTTTGCCAAGCTGACGAAGCTCGCCGCCGGCTCGCTCGACCTGCATTCCGGCCGCAGCCAGGTGGATTTCGCCTTCCTGCACGGCCTCGCCGCCAGCCTCGACCCGGATCGCGCCAGGACGCTCGGACCTGAAATCCTCGGCGCCAATACGGCGAAGGCCGTGCTCGACCTCTGCGCCGCCGGCGGCATCGATCTCGCCGACGCGGTCGCACGAACCGCGCTGGCAACCATCACGGCAACGCTGCGGGGGGCCGACATCGCCGCCGAGGTGATCGTCGTCGACCGCGCCGGGAGCGTGATCGCCCGTGCCGGCTGA
- a CDS encoding cobyrinate a,c-diamide synthase, translating into MGLLIAAPSSGAGKTSVTLGLLRAFRRRGVAMASAKAGPDYIDPAFHAAAGGRACVNLDPFAMRPDLLRSLAAAAVAPDGSADDGAACGAAGAVAGAEGLVVEGMMGLFDGAADGTGSSADLAALLGLSVVLVVDCAKQSHSVAALLRGFRDHRADMALAGVILNRVGSARHAGMLEQAIAPLGLPVLGVLPADPGLSLPERHLGLVQAMEHADLEGFLGRAADWVSAGLDLSAIRALARLRAADAAGPSVPVLAPFGQRIAIARDAAFAFAYPHLVGGWREAGASLSFFSPLADEAPDADADAVYLPGGYPELHAGRLASATRFTAGIRAAAVRGAAVYGECGGYMVLGEALEDAHGTRHAMLGLLPLTTSFATRRRHLGYRRAEMAGFPWEGAITAHEFHYASIVGEGAAEPLLRARDAAGTDLGLMGLRVGRVGGSFLHVIDRA; encoded by the coding sequence ATGGGCCTCTTGATCGCTGCGCCGTCCTCGGGGGCCGGCAAGACCAGCGTGACCCTCGGCCTGCTCCGGGCCTTTCGCCGTCGCGGCGTCGCCATGGCCTCGGCCAAGGCCGGCCCCGACTATATCGACCCGGCCTTCCACGCCGCGGCCGGGGGCCGGGCTTGCGTCAATCTCGACCCCTTCGCGATGCGGCCGGACCTGCTGCGGTCCCTGGCGGCGGCGGCGGTCGCTCCCGACGGCAGCGCGGACGACGGGGCGGCCTGCGGCGCAGCCGGCGCGGTGGCCGGTGCGGAGGGTCTGGTGGTCGAGGGCATGATGGGCCTCTTCGATGGCGCCGCCGACGGCACCGGATCCTCGGCCGATCTCGCCGCGCTTCTCGGGCTTTCCGTCGTGCTCGTGGTCGACTGCGCCAAGCAGTCGCATTCCGTCGCCGCCTTGCTGCGCGGCTTTCGCGATCATCGCGCCGACATGGCGCTCGCCGGCGTGATCTTGAACCGCGTCGGCAGCGCCCGGCACGCGGGCATGCTGGAGCAGGCGATCGCGCCGCTCGGCCTTCCCGTACTCGGCGTACTGCCGGCCGATCCGGGCCTCAGCCTGCCCGAGCGCCATCTCGGCCTCGTCCAGGCGATGGAACACGCCGATCTCGAGGGCTTTCTCGGCCGTGCCGCCGACTGGGTTTCGGCGGGTCTCGATCTCTCGGCGATCCGCGCTCTCGCCCGTCTCCGCGCGGCGGACGCGGCGGGCCCGTCGGTGCCGGTGCTCGCGCCTTTCGGCCAGCGCATCGCCATCGCGCGCGACGCGGCCTTCGCCTTCGCCTATCCGCATCTCGTTGGGGGATGGCGCGAGGCCGGGGCGTCGCTCTCCTTCTTCTCGCCGCTGGCCGACGAGGCCCCGGACGCCGATGCCGATGCGGTCTACCTGCCGGGCGGCTATCCCGAACTGCATGCCGGCAGGCTCGCCAGCGCGACGCGCTTTACCGCGGGCATCCGCGCCGCCGCCGTTCGTGGCGCCGCGGTCTATGGCGAGTGCGGCGGCTACATGGTTCTGGGCGAGGCGCTGGAGGACGCGCATGGGACGCGCCATGCCATGCTGGGCCTGCTGCCGCTGACGACGAGCTTTGCCACGCGCAGGCGCCATCTCGGCTACCGCCGGGCCGAGATGGCCGGCTTTCCCTGGGAGGGGGCGATCACGGCGCACGAGTTCCACTATGCCAGCATCGTCGGCGAAGGCGCTGCCGAACCGCTGCTGCGCGCCAGGGATGCCGCCGGCACGGATCTCGGCCTGATGGGGCTTCGGGTCGGCCGCGTCGGCGGCTCCTTCCTGCACGTGATCGACCGGGCATGA
- the cbiB gene encoding adenosylcobinamide-phosphate synthase CbiB, with protein sequence MTTHFLALLLGTLLDRIVGDPDWLWRRFPHPVVWIGQAIGWMDRRFNREDLSFAARRRNGIVAMLVLLAGAVVAGLVLHALFTRLGVAGTVLEAVVVGILLAQKSMAEHVRRVVEALSSGGLAAGRSAVSMIVGRDPDQLDEAGVCRAAIESLAENASDGIVAPWLFYLVFGLPGLLAYKVLNTADSMIGHMSERHRAFGRAAARLDDLANLVPARLNAFAFAALAPTLPGSRGFAYAWAIARRDAGLHRSPNAGWPEAAAAAALGLAFGGPRRYGALVVDAPLLHGEGRLEATPADIVRSITLLRRLSNLLIAVALLLFLLSLAS encoded by the coding sequence ATGACCACCCATTTTCTCGCCCTTCTCCTCGGCACGCTCCTCGACCGGATCGTCGGCGATCCCGACTGGCTCTGGCGGCGCTTTCCGCATCCTGTCGTGTGGATCGGCCAGGCGATCGGCTGGATGGACCGGCGGTTCAACCGCGAAGACCTCTCCTTCGCCGCGCGGCGCCGCAACGGCATCGTTGCGATGCTGGTGCTGCTCGCCGGCGCGGTAGTGGCCGGCCTCGTGCTGCATGCCCTCTTCACCCGCCTTGGCGTGGCGGGAACAGTGCTCGAGGCCGTCGTCGTCGGCATCCTTCTGGCACAGAAGAGCATGGCCGAGCATGTCCGCCGGGTGGTCGAGGCGCTGTCGTCCGGCGGGCTCGCGGCGGGCCGCTCCGCGGTCTCGATGATCGTCGGACGCGATCCCGACCAGCTGGACGAGGCCGGCGTCTGCCGGGCGGCGATCGAGAGCCTTGCCGAAAACGCTTCCGACGGCATCGTCGCGCCCTGGCTATTCTATCTCGTCTTCGGCCTGCCGGGCCTTCTCGCCTACAAGGTGCTGAACACGGCGGACTCGATGATCGGCCATATGAGCGAGCGGCACCGCGCCTTCGGCCGGGCGGCGGCGCGGCTCGACGACCTGGCCAACCTCGTACCGGCACGGCTGAACGCTTTCGCCTTTGCGGCACTCGCCCCGACGCTGCCGGGTTCGCGTGGCTTCGCCTACGCCTGGGCCATCGCCCGCCGCGATGCCGGGCTGCACCGCTCGCCGAATGCAGGCTGGCCGGAGGCGGCGGCGGCGGCCGCGCTCGGCCTCGCCTTCGGTGGCCCGCGGCGCTACGGCGCGCTGGTGGTGGACGCGCCGCTGCTGCATGGCGAAGGACGCCTCGAGGCGACGCCCGCCGACATCGTCCGTTCGATCACGCTCCTGCGGCGACTGTCGAACCTCCTGATCGCCGTGGCGCTGCTGCTCTTCCTCCTCAGCCTGGCGTCCTGA
- the cobS gene encoding adenosylcobinamide-GDP ribazoletransferase: MPDILAATLRSLAFLTRLPPVSRAFSGVHPLGSDAHAFPLAGLVAALPSALAVLLFGAFGLSPSTIAILAIALLVAVTGGLHEDGLSDVADGLGGHHPKDRALEIMKDSRIGAYGALALVLSLMLRASLLADIVATGTGQAALALLAAAAASRGAMAWLWSSLPSARDSGVAARVGQPSARSGRIAAFIGATLLVIAGAIIAGLAGAVLPLLAGLLVLGQFRKFLVRRLGGQTGDCVGAAQQITEIAALLGLALALG, encoded by the coding sequence ATGCCCGACATCCTTGCCGCCACGCTCCGCTCGCTCGCCTTCCTCACCCGGCTGCCGCCGGTCTCGCGCGCCTTTTCCGGCGTTCACCCGCTCGGGAGCGACGCGCACGCCTTTCCCTTGGCGGGCCTCGTCGCGGCCTTGCCATCGGCTCTCGCCGTGCTTCTTTTCGGTGCGTTCGGGCTGTCGCCATCGACCATCGCCATCCTCGCCATCGCGCTTCTCGTCGCCGTCACCGGCGGGCTGCACGAGGATGGCCTGTCCGACGTCGCCGACGGACTTGGCGGGCATCATCCCAAGGACCGAGCGCTGGAGATCATGAAGGACAGCCGCATCGGCGCCTATGGCGCGCTGGCCCTCGTCCTGTCGCTCATGCTGCGCGCATCGCTTCTCGCCGATATCGTCGCCACCGGCACGGGGCAGGCGGCGCTGGCGCTCCTGGCGGCCGCTGCCGCAAGCCGCGGTGCCATGGCCTGGCTGTGGTCGAGCCTGCCCAGTGCAAGGGACAGCGGCGTCGCCGCCCGCGTCGGACAGCCCAGTGCCCGGTCCGGCCGGATCGCCGCCTTCATCGGCGCCACCCTGCTCGTCATTGCCGGCGCGATCATCGCTGGGCTTGCGGGCGCCGTGCTGCCGCTTCTCGCGGGGCTCCTCGTCCTTGGCCAGTTCCGGAAATTTCTCGTCCGCCGGCTCGGCGGCCAGACCGGCGACTGTGTCGGCGCCGCGCAGCAGATCACCGAGATCGCCGCGCTCCTCGGGCTCGCCCTCGCCCTCGGTTGA
- the cobT gene encoding nicotinate-nucleotide--dimethylbenzimidazole phosphoribosyltransferase, with product MSATGLPFDDIRALVRQMPGPDVAAVRAKREREAQLTKPAGSLGRLEEISEWLAAWQGRAPAVTRPLVAIFAGNHGVAQKGVSAFPPEVTMQMVTNFAAGGAAINQICAAYDLGLKIFDLALEVPTEDFSETAAMDERTCAATMAFGMECLMGEPDLLCIGEMGIGNTTVAAAIFAALFKGETADWVGPGTGHGPEGMALKTRIIDQGLALHAAHLGDPLEVLRRLGGREIAAMAGAILAARLQRVPVIVDGYVATAAAAILWSIDARALDHCLFGHVSAEPGHLAALEAMDKVPLLALGMRLGEGTGAALAAGIVKAAAACHSDMATFAAAGVSDRH from the coding sequence ATGTCCGCTACCGGCCTTCCCTTCGACGATATCCGCGCCCTCGTCCGGCAGATGCCGGGGCCCGACGTCGCCGCCGTGCGCGCCAAGCGCGAGCGCGAGGCGCAGCTGACCAAGCCCGCCGGCTCGCTCGGCCGGCTCGAGGAGATCTCCGAATGGCTGGCCGCCTGGCAGGGGCGCGCCCCGGCGGTGACGCGGCCGCTGGTGGCGATCTTCGCCGGCAATCACGGCGTGGCACAGAAGGGCGTCTCGGCCTTTCCGCCCGAGGTGACGATGCAGATGGTGACGAACTTCGCCGCCGGCGGGGCCGCGATCAACCAGATCTGCGCGGCCTACGATCTCGGCCTGAAGATCTTCGACCTGGCGCTGGAAGTGCCGACGGAGGATTTCTCGGAAACGGCGGCGATGGACGAGCGCACCTGCGCGGCGACCATGGCCTTCGGCATGGAATGCCTGATGGGCGAGCCCGACCTCCTGTGCATCGGCGAGATGGGCATCGGCAACACCACGGTCGCCGCCGCGATCTTCGCCGCCTTGTTCAAGGGCGAGACGGCCGACTGGGTCGGCCCCGGCACCGGCCACGGGCCGGAGGGCATGGCGCTGAAGACGCGGATCATCGACCAGGGCCTTGCGCTGCACGCCGCCCATCTCGGCGATCCGCTGGAGGTGCTGCGCCGGCTCGGCGGCCGCGAGATCGCGGCGATGGCCGGGGCGATCCTTGCCGCCCGCCTGCAGCGCGTACCGGTGATCGTCGACGGCTATGTCGCCACCGCCGCCGCCGCCATCCTCTGGTCGATCGACGCGCGGGCGCTCGACCATTGCCTCTTCGGCCATGTCTCGGCCGAGCCCGGCCATCTCGCCGCGCTTGAAGCCATGGACAAGGTGCCGCTTTTGGCGCTGGGCATGCGGCTCGGCGAAGGCACCGGCGCGGCGCTGGCCGCGGGCATCGTCAAGGCTGCGGCAGCCTGCCATTCGGATATGGCGACCTTCGCCGCGGCCGGCGTGTCCGACAGGCATTGA
- a CDS encoding molybdopterin-dependent oxidoreductase, whose product MASSFSRRRVLSLVAGATVLTASIRAEAALTTPKAAPVLRIGGHITEHNEGDEAVFDMAGLEALGTRSFATSTPWTDGVATWEGVLLADLMDAVGASGTTIRATALNDYVADVPMRGLREEGAILAMRRDGRPMPISNKGPLFILYPFDDNRDLQQQSVYMRCAWQIARLDIL is encoded by the coding sequence ATGGCTAGCAGTTTCTCCAGACGGCGCGTCCTTTCGCTCGTCGCCGGTGCAACAGTGCTTACCGCTTCCATCAGGGCAGAGGCCGCACTGACGACCCCGAAGGCCGCGCCCGTGTTGAGGATCGGTGGCCACATCACCGAGCACAACGAAGGCGACGAGGCCGTCTTCGACATGGCCGGCCTCGAGGCCCTGGGGACGCGGAGCTTTGCCACTTCGACCCCCTGGACGGACGGCGTGGCGACCTGGGAGGGCGTTCTCCTCGCCGACCTGATGGATGCTGTCGGCGCGTCCGGCACGACGATCCGCGCCACAGCCCTCAACGACTACGTCGCCGACGTGCCGATGCGGGGCCTGCGCGAAGAGGGTGCCATCCTTGCGATGCGGCGCGACGGGCGGCCGATGCCCATCAGCAACAAGGGACCTCTCTTCATCCTCTATCCCTTCGACGACAATCGGGACCTGCAGCAGCAGTCCGTCTACATGCGCTGTGCCTGGCAAATCGCGCGGCTCGATATCCTGTGA
- a CDS encoding bifunctional diguanylate cyclase/phosphodiesterase has protein sequence MDRVRALARTARREYRWEPLLLGTTAVLGLSAAALLFFSAQYMKRISMSPENNVIYEVMTTYPELTRLQATVATRFLPGSTVSDQDVALRFAIVENRMQVLGTESSRRLRQDGAEASVLIERMRSAVASVAPQMAALRDPADAVAVLKVFEPLNVHATRLAALTTSAAATRIADSEQKLIDIYWLLLAEILGLLTCGVILIVLLQRTRKKAEDSAASDFLTGLPNRMSFNTVLSAEFDKGEPKDTLAVVMFDLDLFKNVNDTLGHAAGDSLLRLVAERLSPLLTDACLFARLSGDEFAAIFRSPQAEVLSQVAARQLRLAFAAPFQIAETRVQCSASIGIAVCGEDDVTPEDLLKNADLALYAVKDDRRGDIRMYHPQMKEAYLARQNLSKDLEMALFKDEFELNFQPVVSLATGLTCSLEALIRWRHPVRGMVSPADFIPIAEESAMILPIGRWVIGEACAAASGWPETIGIGVNLSARQFVDPELGPSIVDALSRHGLEPSRLTLEITETALIQNDHTVVGILNALREIGVKISLDDFGTGYASLSYLTRFPFDTIKIDQSFVRGSPQHGNSGTIVEAICDLADKLGMSTVAEGIETEQQLAMVRAAGCRYGQGYLFARPMTAAQCAARLCAERLRHVSSGKTPGNEGHAAPGLCR, from the coding sequence ATGGACCGGGTGCGGGCGCTGGCGCGCACGGCAAGACGCGAATACCGCTGGGAACCGCTTCTCCTCGGAACGACGGCTGTCCTCGGCCTGTCCGCAGCGGCGCTGCTCTTCTTCAGCGCCCAGTACATGAAGCGCATCTCGATGTCCCCGGAGAACAACGTCATCTATGAGGTGATGACGACCTATCCGGAACTGACGCGTCTGCAGGCGACGGTCGCCACCCGCTTCCTACCCGGCAGCACCGTTTCCGACCAGGATGTGGCATTGCGTTTTGCCATCGTCGAGAATCGCATGCAGGTCCTCGGCACGGAGTCCTCGCGCCGGCTGCGCCAGGACGGCGCCGAGGCGTCGGTGCTGATCGAGCGGATGCGCAGCGCCGTCGCGTCCGTGGCCCCGCAGATGGCGGCGTTGCGGGACCCGGCCGATGCTGTGGCCGTCCTGAAGGTCTTCGAGCCCCTGAACGTCCATGCGACACGGCTGGCGGCGCTCACCACGTCGGCCGCGGCGACGCGGATCGCCGACAGCGAGCAGAAACTCATCGACATCTACTGGCTGTTGCTGGCGGAAATCCTCGGTCTTCTGACCTGCGGCGTCATCCTCATCGTACTCCTGCAGCGCACGCGCAAGAAGGCAGAGGACAGTGCCGCCAGCGATTTCCTGACAGGCCTGCCGAACCGGATGAGCTTCAACACGGTGCTGTCGGCCGAGTTCGACAAAGGTGAGCCGAAGGACACGCTGGCCGTGGTCATGTTCGACCTCGACCTCTTCAAGAACGTCAACGACACGCTGGGCCATGCGGCCGGTGACAGCCTGCTGCGTCTGGTCGCCGAGCGGCTGTCTCCGCTCCTGACGGATGCGTGCCTGTTTGCCCGCCTCAGCGGCGACGAGTTCGCCGCGATCTTCCGCTCGCCACAGGCCGAGGTGCTCTCCCAGGTCGCGGCACGCCAGCTTCGCCTTGCCTTTGCAGCGCCCTTCCAGATCGCCGAGACCCGCGTCCAGTGCTCGGCCAGCATCGGCATCGCCGTCTGCGGCGAAGACGACGTCACGCCCGAGGACCTCCTGAAGAACGCCGATCTGGCGCTCTATGCCGTCAAGGACGACCGCCGCGGCGACATCCGGATGTACCATCCCCAGATGAAGGAAGCCTACCTCGCGCGGCAGAACCTCTCCAAGGACCTGGAGATGGCGCTCTTCAAGGACGAATTCGAGCTGAACTTCCAGCCAGTCGTCTCGCTGGCGACCGGTCTCACCTGCAGTCTCGAGGCCCTCATCCGCTGGCGCCATCCGGTGCGGGGAATGGTATCGCCGGCAGACTTCATCCCGATCGCCGAGGAGTCGGCGATGATCCTGCCGATCGGTCGCTGGGTCATCGGCGAGGCCTGTGCGGCGGCATCCGGGTGGCCCGAGACCATCGGCATCGGCGTCAACCTCTCGGCCCGCCAGTTCGTCGATCCGGAGCTCGGCCCGTCGATCGTCGATGCCCTGAGCCGGCATGGCCTGGAGCCGAGCCGGCTGACGCTGGAGATCACCGAGACCGCGCTGATCCAGAACGACCACACGGTCGTCGGGATCCTGAATGCGCTGCGCGAGATCGGCGTCAAGATTTCACTCGACGATTTCGGCACGGGCTATGCCTCGCTGAGCTACCTCACGCGGTTTCCGTTCGACACGATCAAGATCGATCAGTCCTTCGTCCGGGGCTCGCCTCAGCATGGGAACAGCGGGACGATCGTCGAGGCGATCTGCGACCTGGCCGACAAGCTCGGCATGTCGACCGTTGCCGAGGGCATCGAGACAGAGCAGCAACTGGCCATGGTCCGCGCCGCCGGCTGCCGCTATGGCCAGGGCTATCTGTTTGCTCGCCCGATGACGGCGGCCCAATGCGCCGCGCGACTTTGCGCCGAGAGGCTGCGACACGTCTCGTCGGGCAAGACGCCCGGCAACGAGGGCCACGCCGCTCCCGGACTCTGCCGGTAA
- a CDS encoding DUF3329 domain-containing protein: MTSNQDHPFFRPLWRRIAIVVVTGIWCGVELWHGDQLWVILTLAVFIYSLWTFFITYPKQPREPEI; the protein is encoded by the coding sequence ATGACCAGCAACCAGGATCACCCGTTCTTCCGACCGCTCTGGCGCCGCATCGCGATCGTCGTCGTGACAGGCATCTGGTGCGGTGTGGAATTGTGGCACGGCGATCAGCTCTGGGTGATTCTGACCCTTGCCGTCTTCATCTACTCGCTGTGGACGTTCTTCATCACCTATCCCAAGCAGCCGCGCGAACCCGAAATCTGA